A window of Syntrophales bacterium genomic DNA:
CATCCCGCCAGAGCACCTCCAGGGTGACATCGGCCGGCCACATATCCTTCCGCCAGGGCGCCAGTTTTTTTGTCTCATTTACATATTTGGCATAGTCCTCGAAGGCGGTCAGAACCGCTGCCGAATCCTCCGCAAATGGACCTGTAAGAGACTGAGTTCCTGAAATATACAGCTTTTTTTCAGCCTGAGCGCTGGCAGGCAGCAGCAACAGCGCCCCCATGACAACAATCACAAAACTTACCAACCATCTTTTCATCTTATCCATTTCTGTTTCTCCTTTCTTGTTGACAGCCAACAACCCCCGCCCGAGGGCGGCTTATGCTCCCGCTTCCTTTGGCACCTATGGGACAATTTCTTCTTCTTCGCTTTACAACACGCCAGGAAGAATTCCCCTTATCCGCTTCTCCATTACTTTATAGATATTGCAAGTCTGGTTTTAACCATGAATCTGGGAGTCTGTCGAGTAACGCTCCCGCAACTCGCGTTTCATGATCTTTCCCGCTGCGTTTTTGGGCAATGCCTCAACAAATTCTAATGATTTTGGAGCCTTGTAGCGTGCTATCTTTCCCCGGCAGAAGTCTGTAAGTTCTTCTGCTGTAACGTTCTCTCCGGGCCGCAAAACTACCACCGCATGCACCCGCTCTACCCAATATGGATCAGGCACGCCAATGACCGCAACCTCTAAAACAGCAGGATGTTGATAGAAAATATCCTCCACCTCCCGCGGGAAGACATTCTCGCCGCCCGAGATAATCATATCCTTTTTTCTGTCAGCTATGTATATATATCCCTCTTCGTCATAGTAGCCCACATCGCCGCTATGCAGCCAGCCGTCCACAATGGCCTTCGCGGTGTCCTCCGGCTTATGCCAGAATTCCGCCATGATCTGCTTGCTTTGAACTATTATCTCTCCTACTTCGCCAACCCCGACATCATTGCCTTCCCCATCCACAATCCTTACATGCACCCCCACATCCGGCTGGCCGGTGGACATGAGTTTTTTCTGTTCCTCCGCTGTTTTATCCAGAACATTGTGATCCTCTTTCGACAAGTGAGAAATCATTGGGCCACTTTCGGTCTGACCATAACCCTGGTTAAAAATCGGGCCGAAAACCTTCACGGCTTTCTTTATTACCACCAAAGGCATCGGGGAGGCAGCATACCAGATTAGCTTCATAGAGCTTACATCATACTTGTCAAGATCAGGCAGATTAAGCATGGCCACTATGTGGGTCGGCACAAGCTCTATCTGGGTGGCCCGCTCATCCTGGATAATCTGCAGCGT
This region includes:
- a CDS encoding long-chain-fatty-acid--CoA ligase, whose product is MATKNLLKELCRYKIGTFADIIYRNALLYADKEAFVYGEARVTFSAYNERINKLIDALHGMGVQKGDVIGILSWNCLAFVDLYGVAMKGGFIASPFNPRLQASELEYIINYSDAQILFVGPELAEVVSSLRERLPKVKHFISMEGAASGMTAYDDLLAVHSGLEPDTQVEEDDPVSIIYTSGTTGVPRGALYTHRRFIEDSKTRIIDTGMQPGDRHIIVSPLFHIAGNTYLRAAIYSGGCSVIVKFYDPAATLQIIQDERATQIELVPTHIVAMLNLPDLDKYDVSSMKLIWYAASPMPLVVIKKAVKVFGPIFNQGYGQTESGPMISHLSKEDHNVLDKTAEEQKKLMSTGQPDVGVHVRIVDGEGNDVGVGEVGEIIVQSKQIMAEFWHKPEDTAKAIVDGWLHSGDVGYYDEEGYIYIADRKKDMIISGGENVFPREVEDIFYQHPAVLEVAVIGVPDPYWVERVHAVVVLRPGENVTAEELTDFCRGKIARYKAPKSLEFVEALPKNAAGKIMKRELRERYSTDSQIHG